A single genomic interval of Cloacibacillus sp. harbors:
- a CDS encoding sodium-dependent transporter has translation MEGNSGNREQWGSRFGFIMAAAGSAVGLGNIWRFPYITGKYGGGAFVLVYLAIVVIIGSSLMLAEFAMGRRAKLDSVGAFKKLGGGAWPIVGWMGFFCGFVILSYYAVIAGWTLAYMFKSFGGLMEAAAAGKAGDVFGAFVSDPLQAIAYHGVVMAIVIAVVYRGISGGIERSCKILMPALFFILILLIIRSVTLPGSTEGLRFYLLPDFSKLTGEGVLAAVGQGFYSLSLAMGIIITYGSYLGKHEYMPKMTSTIVLLDTCVAIMAGLVIFPAVFAFGVDAGAGPGLTFVTLPIVFAKMPMGAFFSFAFFALLFIAAITSAFSLLEVVVTFAIDELGWSRAKSAVVMGIAIALLGVPSALSVGGHFPKICGKDFLDAMDFITNNAIMPVGGMLTSFFVGWIWTKGAKDEVTNFGEHDFPFYTAWLWVCRVVTPVCIGLIFITGLKW, from the coding sequence GTGGAAGGAAACTCAGGAAACAGAGAGCAGTGGGGGAGCAGGTTCGGCTTTATCATGGCCGCCGCCGGCTCCGCCGTCGGGCTTGGGAACATCTGGCGTTTTCCATATATTACCGGTAAATACGGGGGCGGCGCCTTCGTTCTCGTATACCTTGCCATCGTTGTCATCATCGGGTCGTCGCTCATGCTGGCGGAGTTCGCCATGGGCCGCAGGGCGAAACTAGACTCCGTGGGGGCCTTCAAAAAACTTGGCGGCGGAGCCTGGCCGATAGTCGGCTGGATGGGCTTCTTCTGCGGCTTTGTCATTCTTTCATACTACGCGGTCATCGCCGGCTGGACCCTCGCCTATATGTTCAAGTCATTCGGAGGGCTGATGGAGGCCGCGGCCGCCGGTAAGGCCGGAGACGTCTTCGGCGCCTTCGTCTCCGATCCCCTGCAGGCGATAGCCTATCACGGCGTCGTTATGGCGATCGTCATCGCCGTCGTCTACCGCGGCATCAGCGGCGGCATCGAAAGAAGCTGCAAGATCCTCATGCCCGCGCTCTTCTTTATTCTGATACTGCTCATCATCCGTTCCGTCACCCTGCCGGGATCGACGGAGGGGCTGCGCTTCTACCTGCTGCCTGATTTCTCGAAACTCACGGGAGAGGGCGTGCTGGCGGCGGTAGGGCAGGGCTTCTATTCGCTCTCCCTGGCGATGGGCATCATCATCACCTACGGCAGTTACCTCGGCAAACACGAATATATGCCCAAGATGACCAGCACAATCGTGCTGCTCGACACCTGTGTCGCGATCATGGCCGGACTCGTCATCTTTCCGGCGGTATTCGCCTTCGGCGTCGACGCCGGAGCCGGTCCCGGACTTACCTTTGTCACGCTGCCGATCGTCTTCGCCAAGATGCCGATGGGAGCCTTCTTCTCATTCGCTTTCTTCGCGCTGCTTTTCATCGCCGCCATCACCTCCGCCTTCTCCCTGCTTGAGGTCGTCGTCACCTTCGCGATAGACGAGCTCGGCTGGTCCCGCGCTAAATCAGCGGTCGTCATGGGCATAGCCATCGCGCTGCTGGGCGTGCCTTCCGCCCTCTCAGTAGGCGGCCACTTCCCGAAGATCTGCGGCAAAGACTTCCTTGACGCGATGGACTTCATCACCAACAACGCCATCATGCCCGTAGGCGGAATGCTCACCTCCTTCTTTGTCGGCTGGATTTGGACGAAGGGGGCTAAGGACGAGGTCACGAACTTCGGAGAGCACGACTTCCCGTTCTACACGGCCTGGCTGTGGGTGTGCCGCGTCGTCACGCCGGTCTGTATCGGACTCATCTTCATCACCGGGCTCAAATGGTAG
- a CDS encoding GrdX family protein, with translation MGLFSYSYVCISNNPNLKGHVQSLDYLDGGALDVLYAGRDLIHLGWELLANPLYGNFKPNQQPYRSLILKKDCSRGGAIDLQSLDLIENAIRVFESSPKLMRPGELAEKIDNDFRYLDFILLEETFHQYSVLTPPERRYPEAVNR, from the coding sequence ATGGGTTTGTTCTCGTATTCTTATGTATGCATTTCAAACAACCCTAATCTCAAAGGTCATGTACAGTCGCTTGACTACCTTGACGGAGGCGCGCTGGATGTCCTATATGCCGGACGCGATCTCATCCACCTTGGCTGGGAGCTGCTTGCCAATCCCCTCTATGGGAATTTTAAGCCGAACCAGCAGCCCTACCGCTCCCTGATCCTTAAGAAGGACTGTTCGAGGGGCGGAGCCATCGACCTGCAGTCGCTCGATCTTATTGAAAACGCGATCAGAGTCTTTGAAAGCTCGCCGAAGCTTATGCGCCCCGGCGAACTCGCGGAGAAGATAGATAACGACTTCCGTTATCTTGATTTCATTTTGCTGGAAGAGACCTTCCACCAATATTCGGTCTTAACGCCTCCGGAGAGACGGTACCCGGAAGCGGTAAACAGATAG
- a CDS encoding glycine/sarcosine/betaine reductase component B subunit, with protein MKLELQKAKVKNIAWGDKTALLADGTLQINKEEFLAAASDTEHFKTLNADLARPGESVRICPVKDAIQPRYKTEGVGQVFPGMLSGVETVGSGKTFVLDGAAVVTCGRIVGFQEGIVDMSGEGAKYTPFSKTMNAVLVFEPVEGIEPHEYEKACRLAGFRAALYVAEAAWKAGAAVDETKPYELPSFAEAMKAYPGLLKVAYIYMLQTQGLLHDTYVYGVDAKKIIPTLIHPNETMDCAIVSGNCVSACDKNSTYVHQNNPVIRSLYERHGKDINFIGVIITNENVTLMDKQRSSSYAVKLASMLGVDGVVISEEGFGNPDADLIMNCRKAEQAGIRTALITDEYAGRDGASQSLADATKEADAVVTAGNANMIVVLPPQEKLIGFTDYTDVIAGGFDGSLRADGSIEVELQAITGATCELGFNPLSAKTW; from the coding sequence ATGAAACTCGAACTGCAGAAGGCAAAAGTTAAGAACATCGCATGGGGCGACAAGACCGCCCTTCTTGCCGACGGCACCCTTCAGATCAACAAAGAAGAGTTCCTCGCAGCGGCCTCGGACACAGAGCATTTTAAGACTCTGAACGCCGATCTCGCTCGTCCCGGCGAATCGGTCCGCATCTGCCCTGTCAAAGACGCCATCCAGCCCCGTTATAAAACGGAGGGCGTGGGCCAGGTATTCCCCGGCATGCTCAGCGGCGTTGAAACCGTTGGCAGCGGAAAGACCTTCGTCCTTGACGGAGCGGCCGTCGTCACCTGCGGACGCATCGTCGGATTCCAGGAAGGCATCGTCGACATGAGCGGCGAGGGCGCGAAATATACCCCTTTCTCAAAGACGATGAACGCCGTGCTCGTATTCGAGCCCGTCGAAGGCATCGAGCCCCACGAATATGAGAAGGCCTGCCGCCTCGCCGGATTCCGCGCCGCGCTCTACGTCGCGGAGGCCGCCTGGAAGGCCGGCGCAGCCGTAGATGAGACAAAACCCTACGAGCTTCCCTCATTTGCGGAGGCCATGAAAGCCTATCCCGGACTTCTGAAGGTCGCCTACATCTATATGCTCCAGACCCAGGGACTTCTTCATGACACCTACGTCTACGGCGTGGACGCGAAGAAGATCATCCCCACGCTGATCCACCCCAACGAGACCATGGACTGCGCGATCGTCTCCGGCAACTGCGTCTCCGCCTGCGACAAGAACAGCACCTATGTCCATCAGAACAACCCTGTCATCCGCAGCCTCTATGAGCGCCACGGAAAAGACATCAACTTCATCGGCGTTATCATCACGAACGAGAACGTCACGCTGATGGACAAGCAGAGAAGCTCCTCATACGCGGTGAAGCTCGCCTCGATGCTCGGCGTCGACGGCGTCGTAATCAGCGAAGAGGGCTTTGGCAATCCTGACGCCGACCTCATCATGAACTGCCGCAAGGCAGAGCAGGCCGGTATCAGAACGGCTCTCATCACCGACGAATACGCGGGCCGCGACGGCGCTAGCCAGTCGCTCGCCGACGCCACGAAAGAGGCCGACGCGGTGGTAACGGCGGGCAACGCGAACATGATCGTCGTACTGCCCCCGCAGGAGAAGCTGATCGGATTTACGGACTACACGGACGTTATAGCCGGAGGCTTCGACGGTTCGCTCAGAGCCGACGGGTCGATAGAGGTTGAGCTGCAGGCTATCACAGGCGCGACATGCGAGCTGGGCTTTAACCCCCTCAGCGCCAAAACCTGGTAG
- the grdB gene encoding glycine reductase complex selenoprotein B, whose amino-acid sequence MTKKRIVHYINQFFAGIGGEDKADTRPESRPGVVGPGMALAHELGDAAEVVGTVICGDGYYAENMESATEEILKLISAFQPDAVVTGPAFNAGRYGTAAGGVADAVQKKLGIPAVSGMYEENPGADMFKKSVFIVPTADNARGIKTAVPAMAKLVLKVIETNGNPGSPEEAGYMTRGVRVNFFQDRPGADRAVEMLVKKLKGEEFTTEYPMPSFDRVAPGEAIKDLKNATIALVTSGGIVPKGNPDHIESSSAMKFGTYDIEGVQAADGEHYATAHGGYDPTYANADPNRVLPVDVLRDMEKEGVFKKLYRYFFTTVGNGTSIANAKKFGTAIGEQLKKDGVDAVILTSTUGTCTRCGATMVKAIEAFGMPVVHICTIVPISQTVGANRIVPAVAIPYPLGDISKSAEEEKQIRRAILDKAMKALQTPISEQTVF is encoded by the coding sequence ATGACTAAGAAGAGGATCGTACACTACATAAACCAGTTCTTTGCCGGTATCGGCGGAGAAGATAAGGCTGACACCAGGCCCGAGTCACGTCCCGGCGTAGTCGGACCCGGCATGGCGCTTGCCCATGAACTCGGCGACGCCGCCGAAGTCGTCGGCACGGTGATCTGCGGCGACGGCTACTACGCGGAGAACATGGAATCGGCGACCGAAGAGATACTCAAGCTCATCTCAGCCTTCCAGCCCGACGCGGTCGTCACCGGCCCCGCATTCAACGCCGGACGTTACGGCACCGCCGCCGGCGGCGTAGCCGACGCGGTACAGAAGAAGCTCGGCATCCCCGCCGTCTCCGGTATGTACGAGGAGAACCCCGGCGCGGATATGTTCAAGAAATCGGTATTCATTGTCCCGACAGCAGACAACGCGCGCGGCATCAAGACGGCCGTTCCCGCGATGGCGAAGCTCGTACTCAAAGTTATTGAGACGAACGGCAATCCCGGCTCGCCCGAAGAGGCCGGCTACATGACCCGCGGCGTGCGCGTCAACTTCTTCCAGGACAGACCCGGCGCGGATCGCGCGGTGGAGATGCTCGTCAAGAAGCTCAAGGGCGAAGAGTTTACCACCGAATACCCGATGCCCAGTTTTGACCGCGTAGCCCCCGGCGAGGCGATCAAAGACCTTAAAAACGCGACGATCGCGCTTGTCACCTCCGGCGGTATCGTCCCGAAGGGCAACCCCGACCACATCGAATCCTCCAGCGCGATGAAGTTCGGCACCTACGATATCGAAGGCGTGCAGGCGGCAGACGGAGAGCATTACGCGACGGCGCACGGCGGTTACGACCCGACCTACGCCAACGCCGACCCCAACAGGGTGCTTCCCGTCGACGTGCTCCGCGATATGGAGAAAGAGGGCGTCTTCAAGAAGCTCTACAGATACTTCTTCACGACCGTCGGCAACGGAACATCGATCGCCAACGCGAAGAAATTCGGCACCGCCATCGGGGAGCAGCTCAAGAAAGACGGAGTTGACGCCGTGATCCTCACCTCCACCTGAGGAACCTGCACTCGTTGCGGTGCAACGATGGTAAAAGCGATCGAAGCCTTTGGAATGCCCGTGGTACATATCTGCACGATCGTACCGATCTCGCAGACGGTTGGCGCGAACCGCATAGTTCCCGCGGTCGCCATCCCCTATCCCCTCGGAGACATCAGCAAGAGCGCCGAGGAAGAGAAGCAGATCCGCCGCGCGATCCTGGACAAGGCCATGAAAGCCCTCCAGACGCCGATATCGGAGCAGACAGTATTTTAA